The Candidatus Methylomirabilis tolerans genome contains the following window.
CGACCGGCCGAGGAAGGTCGGAAGACCGGATATCGTGCGGCAATACCCTTCTCCGTCCGTTTCATGAGCGGCCTTGCATGGCGACTTCGGAAAGTACACGGGAAAATGCTGAACGTGTTGCGCCTTCTGAAAGGATTATTGACGTTCAAGAGCGGCAGAGACTATATCCTGTGGAAGATCGAACGACATTCCGGCATGAGAATAGACGTGCCGTCGTACTACGAGCGTTACCCATGGTTCGCGACAGCACTGATCCTCGGCAGGCTCTACCGGCAAGGCGCGTTCCGATAGAGAAAGATCGGTCGGCCATGAATCGCGTACCGGCTGTCTTATCCAGCCTTTTACTCGTCTACCTGTTCTTGCTGCCGTGGAACGTGCACGCCCAGATTGAGGCAACCGAGGGGGCATGCACCCGCACGTCCGCCGCCATCGATGTTCGAGTACAGGGGGTAAGGAGCGATCGCGGCAACATTATGTTCGTCCTGTACGGCGACAATCCCGACGATTTTCTGGTAAAAGGGAAGAGGATCTTTAAGCAACCGTTTGCCGCGAAGCGCGGAACCGTGGCGTTCTGCGTGATCGTCCCAAAGGCAGGCGCCTATGCCGCCAGTGTCTATCACGATGAAAACGGGAACAAGAAATTTGACAGAAGTTGGATCGGGATACCAGCCGAAGGTGCCGGTTTTTCGAACAATCCCGCGCTGTTGTTAGGCCCACCCCGCCATGCGCAAGCGGCATTTCAGGTCTCGACCGGCCCCAAGCGCGTGGAGATCCAGCTCAACTATTCATTTGCCTCCGAACAACGAGGTCCTGATCTACAGTAATTGAGGACCGGTCGTTTCCACATTTGAAGGCTTTCCCCCGCTCCGATAGTCTCTCTCAGCCCAACAATTCTCCGTGCGCTTTAACGTCAACATGACTGTCGTGGAATCGGGCGTCTTTCCGCAATCCATGGCACCATAGTATGGGGACGAACGTACGACGCAACTATTTAATGAATATCGTAAAGATCGCTCCGATAATGAGGAGAGCGATCAATGAAAAAAACGGAATGAGCAGCAGCTTGTAGTCGCGGAGTTTGAGGCGCATGTGTGCTCCTGGTCTGAAGATCTAGGTAAAGTGGGCTGGAATCAGTGAAGCGAATCCCAGCAGTTCGCGTGCTTCCATCGATACGCCGCCACTTCCAGTGATACCGCCAAGGTCATTGAGCCAAGTTTCTCGCTTCAACCCAAACCTACCTCGCCTACTTGCTACCACCCGGTACGGCGGTCCAGGGTGCGGTACTGGATCGCCTCGGCCAGATAGTCGGTTCGGATCGTCTCGTGGCCTTCAAGGTCGGCAATGGTCCGGGCGACCTTGAGGATCCGATCGTGCGCCCGCGCGGACAGCCCGAGCCGCTCGATGGCAGTTTCCAGGAGCGCCTGCCCATCGGGTCCGATCTGGCAGTGCCGCCGAAGCTGCTTCACGCCCATCTGGGCATTACAGAAGGTCCGGGTTCGCCTGAACCGCTCCTGCTGGAGAGCCCTGGACTCCTTCACTCGCTCTCGCACCTGCTCAGAGGGTTCCCCTTGGGAATCGGTCGTAATTTCCCGATAACGCAGCGACGGCACATCGAGGTGTAAGTCGATCCGGTCCAGCAGCGGGCCGGAGATCCGCGACCGGTACCGCTGAATCTGTGGAGGGGAGCAGGTGCACGGTCGCTGCGGGTCGGTGAAGTAGCCGCAGGGGCAGGGATTCAGGCACCATTTATGGGTCCCTGACCTTCCCCCGACCATGTGTCCCACCCTCCGGCTACCCTGCCCATCCCCGAAGCCTCGGGGAG
Protein-coding sequences here:
- a CDS encoding DUF2141 domain-containing protein gives rise to the protein MNRVPAVLSSLLLVYLFLLPWNVHAQIEATEGACTRTSAAIDVRVQGVRSDRGNIMFVLYGDNPDDFLVKGKRIFKQPFAAKRGTVAFCVIVPKAGAYAASVYHDENGNKKFDRSWIGIPAEGAGFSNNPALLLGPPRHAQAAFQVSTGPKRVEIQLNYSFASEQRGPDLQ